A window from Mya arenaria isolate MELC-2E11 chromosome 9, ASM2691426v1 encodes these proteins:
- the LOC128246130 gene encoding uncharacterized protein LOC128246130 translates to MNRELMSSSGSSVAKTTKMNELKKRSNNWTDSERHSALSTILNQHDSLFGKFKGATLGNKAKEAKWDEIVMEINSCGGTRRTVEEVRKMYQNSKQRAKEKFFRSQKTGGGPGEQFSACDNLLLDKLKDTNVLTGIAGGVESGSYSFIIENGI, encoded by the exons ATGAACCGCGAGCTTATGTCATCATCGGGGTCGTCTGTGGCCAAAACAACGAAAATGAACGAGTTGAAGAAGCGCTCGAACAATTGGACCGATTCAGAGCGGCACTCCGCTCTGTCAACAATACTGAATCAACATGATTCACTTTTTGGAAAGTTCAAAGGGGCCACTCTTGGAAATAAGGCCAAGGAGGCCAAATGGGATGAGATCGTAATGGAAATAAATTC CTGTGGTGGTACACGCAGAACTGTGGAAGAGGTCCGGAAGATGTACCAGAACTCAAAGCAACggg CAAAGGAGAAATTCTTTCGCAGCCAAAAGACTGGGGGTGGACCTGGAGAGCAGTTTTCAGCATGCGATAATTTGCTTCTAGACAAACTAAAGGACACAAATGTTCTGACTGGCATTGCTGGCGGGGTTGAGAGTGGGTCCTACTCATTCATCATTGAGAACGgtatataa
- the LOC128203435 gene encoding muscle M-line assembly protein unc-89-like, whose translation MCKESETVSQSEIIAIGSAVGVVVLLVGFAIVIVKLKRRTAGRTQRDSEDSNQNAEPNEERTPSREHKEEEYTTVTIPPSDESELPDENTEPTKKRTPGRVQKEEEYMTVTIPPACKTKPSEMNTKSNKERPTSREHKEEDYMTVTIPPAERLKGDRNTKPTKERATSREHNEEDYMTVTIPPSVETKPDENTEPTKERTPGRVQKEEEYMTVTIPPACKTKPPDLNTKSNKERPTSREHKEEDYMTVTIPPAERLKGDRNTKPNLEGATSREHNEEDYMTVTIPPAAETKPDENTKPTKERTPSRKQKEEEYMTVTIPPSVETKPPDQINEPNEERTESREHKEEEDYMTVIIPPARKSKPENEKQDMKADKKQENADGDDSTNPPPLPKRLEKSKTEVEEKDGNVQDEICIIPTSLRRCNKIVIDG comes from the exons ATGTGTAAGGAGAGCGAAACCGTTAGTCAGAGCGAAATAATAGCCATTGGATCCGCCGTAGGAGTCGTTGTTCTGTTGGTTGGCTTTGCCATAGTGATAGTAAAGTTAAAACGCAGGACTGCTGGAAGAACGCAGCGGGACTCA GAAGACAGCAATCAGAATGCTGAACCCAACGAGGAAAGAACACCAAGCCGCGAGCATAAAGAAGAAGAATATACGACCGTTACGATTCCACCATCTGACGAAAGCGAGCTGCCTG ATGAGAATACTGAACCCACCAAGAAGAGAACACCAGGTCGTGTGcaaaaagaagaagaatataTGACCGTTACAATTCCACCTGCTTGCAAAACAAAGCCGTCTG AGATGAACACTAAATCCAACAAGGAAAGACCCACAAGCCGCGAGCATAAAGAAGAAGACTATATGACCGTTACAATTCCACCAGCTGAAAGATTAAAGGGTG ATCGGAACACTAAACCCACCAAAGAAAGAGCCACTAGCCGCGAGCATAACGAAGAAGACTATATGACCGTTACAATTCCACCATCTGTCGAAACAAAGCCtg ATGAGAATACTGAACCCACCAAGGAGAGAACACCAGGTCGTGTGcaaaaagaagaagaatataTGACCGTTACAATTCCACCTGCTTGCAAAACAAAGCCGCCTG ATCTGAACACTAAATCCAACAAGGAAAGACCCACAAGCCGCGAGCATAAAGAAGAAGACTATATGACCGTTACAATTCCACCAGCTGAAAGATTAAAGGGTG ATCGGAACACTAAACCCAACTTGGAAGGAGCCACAAGCCGCGAGCATAACGAAGAAGACTATATGACCGTTACAATTCCACCAGCGGCCGAAACAAAGCCTG ATGAGAATACTAAACCCACCAAGGAGAGAACACCAAGTCGTAAGcaaaaagaagaagaatataTGACCGTTACAATTCCACCATCTGTCGAAACAAAGCCGCCTG ATCAGATTAATGAACCCAACGAGGAAAGAACAGAAAGCCGCGAGcataaagaagaagaagactATATGACCGTTATAATTCCACCAGCTCGCAAATCAAAGCCTG AAAATGAGAAACAAGACATGAAGGCCGACAAAAAGCAGGAAAATGCTGATGGCGATGATAGTACAAACCCGCCGCCTTTACCAAAGCGTCTAGAAAAATCGAAAACTGAAGTCGAAGAAAAAGACGGAAACGTACAGGATGAAATATGCATCATTCCGACATCATTACGTAGATGTAATAAGATTGTTATAGATGGGTAA
- the LOC128246129 gene encoding putative nuclease HARBI1 produces MIVGVVFNELDAVTRRSLPLPPLLSVLVTLQFFATGAHHLLIAEIHGISRPSVGRAIDRVTNALCRHINRFISMPVDDAEIRIKKKEFYSIAGFPNVLGCIDCTHVRIRAPTHNEADFVNRKGFHSVNVQMVCDARFIIMDVVAKWPGSVHDSRIFRESRLCAQLENGMDGVLLGDSGYACKKYLMTPYLNHQTQTQERFNRSLCKTRVIIEQTFGVLKRRFAVMSYGIRTSEMKACRTTMACAILHNIGIKRGDSYQIAENCQLLTRH; encoded by the exons ATGATAGtgggtgttgtttttaatgaactTGATGCTGTAACAAGACGAAGCTTGCCACTACCACCTCTGCTCTCTGTGCTTGTAACTCTTCAATTTTTCGCCACGGGAGCTCACCATTTATTAATTGCCGAGATTCATGGAATTTCCCGTCCATCTGTGGGGCGTGCCATAGACAGGGTTACCAACGCATTATGCAGGCACATTAACAGGTTTATAAGCATGCCTGTTGATGATGCAGAGATAAGAATAAAGAAGAAGGAATTTTACAGCATTGCGG GATTCCCGAACGTGTTGGGGTGCATAGACTGCACACATGTCCGCATCAGAGCACCAACACATAACGAAGCAGATTTCGTAAATCGAAAAGGGTTCCATTCAGTGAACGTTCAG ATGGTATGCGATGCTCGTTTCATCATCATGGATGTCGTAGCCAAGTGGCCCGGGAGCGTACACGACAGCCGTATATTTAGGGAAAGCAGATTATGTGCACAGTTGGAGAATG GAATGGATGGAGTGTTGCTAGGAGATAGTGGCTATGCATGTAAGAAGTACTTGATGACGCCATACCTGAACCACCAGACTCAGACACAGGAGAG ATTTAACAGATCACTCTGTAAAACTAGAGTCATCATCGAGCAAACGTTTGGTGTTTTAAAGAGGAGGTTTGCAGTTATGTCGTACGGGATAAGGACATCCGAGATGAAGGCTTGCAGGACGACAATGGCGTGTGCCATCCTGCACAACATCGGGATTAAGCGGGGAGACTCATACCAAATTGCTGAAAATTGTCAATTATTAACaagacattaa